Proteins from a genomic interval of Ralstonia wenshanensis:
- a CDS encoding peptidase, whose translation MTYCVAMRLDAGLVFLSDSRTNAGVDAISTFRKMTVFEREGDRVMVLLTAGNLAISQAVRQVLTEARGKPRSLWTARDMFEAATIVGEAVRDVYDRDAAALAKAKIDFNVSIIFGGQIGAERPRLFNVYAAGNFIEATPENCYFQIGEAKYGKPIIDRVVSPGLPLDEAAKCALISMDSTLKSNISVGLPLDLLVYEADSLRVTRFVAIDEENPYFTMIRGTWGKRLRQVFAEIDDPDWETGTSPSHPLRREGHSSAEVEPVRVAPPAADVPATPDRAPGPALEQVSTIQRVAGGSQKSH comes from the coding sequence ATGACTTATTGCGTCGCCATGCGCCTGGACGCAGGCCTTGTGTTCCTGTCCGATTCCCGCACGAATGCGGGCGTGGACGCCATTTCCACGTTTCGCAAGATGACCGTCTTCGAGCGCGAAGGCGATCGCGTCATGGTGCTGCTGACGGCCGGTAATCTCGCCATCAGCCAGGCGGTGCGTCAGGTGCTGACCGAAGCGCGCGGCAAGCCTCGCTCGCTGTGGACGGCACGGGACATGTTCGAGGCAGCCACAATCGTTGGCGAGGCCGTGCGCGATGTCTACGACCGCGATGCCGCGGCGCTGGCCAAGGCCAAGATCGACTTCAACGTCAGCATCATCTTTGGCGGGCAGATTGGCGCAGAGCGCCCGCGCCTGTTCAACGTCTACGCAGCAGGCAACTTCATTGAAGCCACGCCCGAGAACTGCTACTTCCAGATCGGCGAGGCCAAGTACGGCAAGCCGATCATCGATCGCGTGGTCAGCCCGGGGCTGCCGCTGGACGAAGCCGCAAAGTGCGCGCTGATCTCGATGGATTCGACGCTGAAGTCGAATATTTCCGTGGGTTTGCCGCTGGATTTGCTGGTCTATGAGGCCGACTCCCTGCGTGTGACGCGCTTTGTCGCCATCGACGAAGAGAACCCATATTTCACGATGATTCGCGGCACGTGGGGCAAGCGCCTGCGCCAGGTGTTTGCCGAGATCGACGACCCGGACTGGGAAACCGGCACTTCGCCTTCGCACCCGTTGCGCCGCGAGGGCCATTCTTCCGCAGAGGTCGAGCCCGTGCGCGTTGCACCGCCCGCCGCCGACGTTCCAGCCACGCCGGATCGTGCGCCCGGCCCAGCGTTGGAGCAGGTGTCCACGATCCAGCGTGTGGCTGGCGGATCGCAAAAGTCGCACTGA
- a CDS encoding alpha/beta fold hydrolase encodes MRDVMLFSHANGFPVGTYRKMLGVLGDEFDIRAVERFGHDPRFPVTRSWPGLVRELLAEIDAQAEPVWLVGHSLGGFLSLMAALRRPERVRGVVMLDSPIIAGWRAKLLRVAQWLDIDESQSPAAATKNRRHLWPDLDAVWSHFKAKRKFDRWDEDVLRDYVEHGTEPTGRDHERTLRFSREIEYQIYRTLPTNMGRKVAGGTAFPVSFVAGTRSREIRQVGLGATRRIVGGRLRWIEGSHLYPMEKPLETAELIRELINEMRANTGAMRHAA; translated from the coding sequence ATGCGCGATGTGATGCTTTTTTCGCATGCCAACGGCTTTCCCGTGGGGACGTATCGCAAGATGCTGGGCGTGCTGGGTGACGAATTCGACATCCGCGCCGTGGAGCGTTTTGGGCACGACCCGCGTTTTCCAGTGACCCGTTCCTGGCCTGGTCTGGTGAGGGAGCTGCTCGCCGAAATCGACGCGCAGGCGGAGCCGGTCTGGCTGGTGGGCCACTCGCTGGGCGGCTTCTTGAGCTTGATGGCGGCGCTGCGCCGGCCCGAGCGCGTGCGCGGCGTCGTGATGCTCGATTCGCCGATCATTGCCGGGTGGCGCGCCAAGCTGCTGCGCGTGGCGCAATGGCTGGACATCGACGAGAGCCAATCGCCTGCTGCAGCGACGAAGAACCGGCGCCATCTGTGGCCCGATCTCGACGCCGTCTGGAGCCACTTCAAGGCCAAGCGCAAGTTCGATCGTTGGGACGAAGACGTGCTGCGCGATTATGTCGAACATGGCACCGAGCCCACGGGCCGTGACCATGAGCGCACACTGCGTTTCTCACGCGAAATCGAATACCAGATCTACCGGACGTTGCCGACCAACATGGGGCGCAAAGTCGCGGGCGGCACGGCGTTCCCCGTCAGCTTTGTGGCGGGCACCCGTTCGCGCGAGATTCGCCAGGTCGGGCTGGGTGCAACCCGGCGCATCGTCGGCGGCAGGCTGCGCTGGATCGAAGGTAGCCATCTTTATCCAATGGAAAAGCCGCTCGAAACGGCTGAGTTGATCCGCGAGTTGATCAACGAAATGCGCGCCAACACAGGCGCCATGCGGCACGCCGCATAG
- a CDS encoding transglutaminase family protein translates to MKYQIRHTTVYRYAEPLRHSVHELRLTPRSGELQQVDTWQIHAPGNLTRATDGFGNVVHHFTLGNRTEDVIIDARGVVEAFPAGSPGSQRFVDAPGQGRYRVSPLYFLSATPLTSAPPEMINFAREHALVLGDAESAVRLAQAIAKRVSYKPNTTHVGTTAAEAFGLGTGVCQDQAQVMVACCRALGVPARYVSGYFHAVGEEDLASHAWADVCLDAESHTWCSIDVTHQCFTDARHIRLAVGRDYQSAAPVRGVRQGGGAETLDVSISIEPLPVEAARVN, encoded by the coding sequence GTGAAATACCAAATTCGACATACGACGGTCTACCGTTATGCCGAGCCGCTGCGCCACAGCGTGCACGAGCTGCGGCTGACGCCTCGCAGCGGCGAGCTGCAGCAGGTGGACACCTGGCAGATCCATGCGCCCGGTAACCTCACGCGCGCCACCGACGGTTTCGGCAACGTCGTTCATCACTTCACCCTCGGCAACCGTACGGAAGACGTCATCATCGACGCGCGCGGCGTTGTCGAGGCGTTTCCTGCGGGCTCGCCGGGCAGTCAACGGTTTGTCGATGCGCCTGGGCAAGGGCGCTATCGCGTATCGCCGCTGTACTTTTTGAGTGCCACGCCGCTGACTTCCGCGCCGCCCGAGATGATCAACTTCGCGCGCGAGCACGCGCTGGTGCTCGGAGACGCGGAATCTGCCGTGCGGCTTGCGCAAGCTATCGCCAAGCGCGTGAGCTATAAGCCGAATACCACTCACGTCGGCACTACCGCAGCGGAGGCGTTTGGCCTGGGCACGGGCGTATGCCAGGACCAGGCGCAGGTGATGGTCGCGTGCTGCCGGGCGTTGGGCGTACCGGCGCGCTATGTCAGCGGCTATTTCCACGCCGTGGGCGAAGAAGACCTCGCCAGCCACGCGTGGGCCGACGTCTGCCTCGATGCCGAATCGCACACCTGGTGCAGCATCGACGTCACCCACCAGTGCTTTACCGATGCCCGCCACATCCGGTTGGCGGTCGGGCGCGATTACCAGTCGGCAGCACCGGTACGCGGCGTGCGGCAGGGCGGGGGTGCCGAGACGCTGGATGTCAGCATTTCCATTGAGCCGTTGCCCGTTGAGGCGGCTCGAGTGAATTGA
- a CDS encoding alpha-E domain-containing protein: MLSRTADHLFWMARYTERAENTARMLDVNYQTSLLPQSAEVAEQGWWAMLDISELTQVFDERYGLLSRDDVIDFMVRDMTNPSSIMSCLRGARENARAVRGSITTEVWETINTTWLDVQRLIAEGMLRDDPSQFFEWVKFRSHLSRGVQVGTMLTDDAFHFMRLGTFLERADNTARLLDVKFQSTPTRDETAAEQGDFYHWAATLRSVSGFEVYRKIYRNVITPTRVAELLILRSDMPRSLLASMDEVVEILSTVRNSQSAETERRAGKLHADLRYARIEDIFAVGLHAWLTNFLERIGDLGNGISQDFLVPLEVA, encoded by the coding sequence ATGCTTAGCCGCACCGCAGACCACCTTTTCTGGATGGCGCGCTACACCGAACGCGCCGAGAACACCGCCCGCATGCTCGACGTGAACTACCAGACCTCGCTGCTGCCGCAATCCGCGGAAGTGGCCGAGCAGGGCTGGTGGGCAATGCTCGACATCTCCGAACTGACGCAGGTCTTTGACGAGCGCTATGGCCTGCTCTCGCGCGACGATGTGATCGATTTCATGGTGCGCGACATGACCAACCCGTCGTCGATCATGAGCTGCCTGCGCGGCGCGCGCGAGAACGCCCGGGCAGTTCGCGGCTCCATCACGACCGAGGTTTGGGAGACCATCAACACCACGTGGCTGGATGTGCAGCGCCTGATTGCCGAAGGCATGCTGCGCGATGATCCGTCTCAGTTCTTTGAGTGGGTGAAGTTCCGCTCGCATCTGTCGCGCGGCGTGCAGGTCGGCACCATGCTGACGGACGACGCGTTCCATTTCATGCGCCTGGGCACGTTTCTGGAGCGCGCCGACAACACTGCGCGGCTGCTGGACGTGAAATTCCAATCAACGCCTACGCGCGATGAAACGGCGGCGGAGCAGGGCGACTTCTACCATTGGGCTGCCACGCTGCGCTCGGTGTCGGGCTTCGAGGTCTACCGCAAGATCTATCGCAACGTCATCACGCCGACGCGCGTGGCGGAGCTGCTGATTTTGCGCAGCGACATGCCGCGGTCGCTGCTGGCCAGCATGGACGAGGTGGTCGAGATTCTTTCGACAGTGCGCAACAGTCAATCGGCAGAGACTGAACGTCGCGCTGGTAAACTGCACGCCGACCTGCGGTACGCCCGCATCGAAGATATTTTTGCTGTTGGCCTGCATGCCTGGCTGACCAACTTCCTGGAGCGGATCGGCGACCTAGGCAACGGCATCAGCCAGGATTTCCTGGTGCCGCTCGAGGTGGCGTGA
- a CDS encoding circularly permuted type 2 ATP-grasp protein yields MAVRFYDEMLNWHDGGRNPHAAEPAPAALVQQGEVRGHYGRFAEWLGAQSATTLQNKRAEADLIFRRVGITFAVYGDKDESNSGTERTIPFDIIPRIFPASEWATLERGLRQRVDALNRFLHDIYHEQNILRAGVIPPDQIYNNAQYRPDMLGVDVPRDIYAHVAGIDIVRAGEGEFYVLEDNLRVPSGVSYMLENRKMMMRLFPELFARNRVAPVAHYPDMLLDMLRSVSPQNIADPTVVVLTPGMYNSAYFEHAFLAQQMGVELVEGHDLFVQDDHLYMRTTQGPQRIDVIYRRVDDDFLDPLVFRQDSSLGAAGLLSVYRAGNVTICNAIGTGVADDKSIYPYVPDMIRFYLGEEPILNNVPTYMCRRPDDLQYVLDHMGELVVKETHGAGGYGMLVGPAATQEEIAAFREVVKARPDQYIAQPTLALSTCPTYVEAGIAPRHIDLRPFVLSGKDVRMVPGGLTRVALRAGSLVVNSSQGGGTKDTWVLER; encoded by the coding sequence ATGGCAGTCCGGTTCTACGATGAAATGCTCAACTGGCATGACGGGGGCCGCAACCCCCATGCCGCCGAACCGGCCCCGGCAGCACTCGTCCAGCAGGGCGAGGTACGCGGCCACTACGGACGTTTCGCCGAATGGCTGGGCGCGCAATCGGCCACGACGCTGCAGAACAAGCGCGCCGAGGCAGACCTGATCTTCCGCCGCGTCGGTATCACCTTTGCCGTGTACGGCGACAAGGACGAATCGAACAGCGGCACCGAGCGCACGATTCCGTTCGACATCATTCCGCGCATCTTCCCGGCCAGCGAGTGGGCCACGCTCGAGCGCGGCCTTCGGCAACGCGTCGATGCGCTCAACCGCTTCCTGCACGACATCTATCACGAGCAGAACATCCTGCGCGCCGGTGTCATTCCGCCCGATCAGATCTACAACAACGCCCAATACCGCCCCGACATGCTCGGCGTGGACGTGCCGCGCGACATCTACGCGCACGTGGCCGGCATCGACATCGTGCGTGCCGGCGAGGGCGAGTTCTACGTGCTGGAAGACAACCTGCGCGTGCCATCGGGTGTGTCGTACATGCTGGAAAACCGCAAGATGATGATGCGGCTGTTTCCGGAGTTGTTCGCGCGCAATCGTGTGGCGCCCGTCGCGCATTACCCCGACATGCTGCTCGACATGCTGCGCAGCGTGTCGCCGCAGAACATCGCCGACCCGACGGTAGTGGTGCTTACGCCCGGCATGTACAACTCGGCGTATTTCGAGCATGCGTTCCTTGCGCAGCAGATGGGCGTGGAGCTGGTGGAGGGGCACGATCTTTTCGTGCAGGACGATCACCTTTATATGCGCACGACGCAGGGCCCGCAGCGCATCGACGTCATCTACCGCCGGGTGGACGACGACTTCCTCGATCCGCTGGTGTTCCGCCAGGATTCTTCGCTGGGCGCGGCTGGGCTGCTGTCGGTCTATCGCGCGGGCAACGTCACCATCTGCAATGCCATCGGCACCGGTGTGGCAGACGACAAGTCGATCTATCCGTACGTGCCGGACATGATCCGCTTCTACCTCGGCGAGGAGCCGATCCTCAATAACGTTCCGACGTACATGTGCCGTCGCCCCGACGACCTGCAATACGTGCTCGACCACATGGGCGAACTGGTGGTCAAGGAAACGCACGGTGCAGGCGGCTACGGCATGCTCGTCGGTCCGGCGGCCACGCAGGAAGAGATTGCCGCTTTCCGTGAGGTGGTGAAGGCTCGCCCCGATCAGTACATCGCCCAGCCAACCCTGGCACTGTCGACTTGCCCGACGTATGTGGAAGCCGGTATCGCGCCGCGCCACATCGACCTGCGGCCGTTCGTGCTATCCGGCAAGGATGTGCGCATGGTGCCCGGTGGCCTGACGCGTGTGGCGTTGCGCGCCGGCTCGCTGGTGGTCAACTCGTCGCAGGGCGGCGGGACGAAGGATACGTGGGTGCTGGAGCGCTGA